The DNA region GGTGCTAGTACGTCATTGTTTGGATTATTTGGTGCATTTGTTATTTTAGGTCGCCATTTTAGAAACAATCCTGCGATTTCCTTTATGGTACAACGTTATGCAACGTTTATCGGTATCAATCTGATTTTTAATTTGTTTAGTAGTCAAGTAGATATCATGGGCCATATTGGCGGATTGATCGGTGGTTTTTTGACTGCCACGGCGTTAGCGGTACCGGATCGTTCAGATGAATTCAATATCCATGAACGAATTATTTCAGGAATCTTTTTTGTATTTTTACTAGGCGTATGCTTCGTCTTGGGTTTTAAAAAATACAGTTAGCTTGTATAATGATTGAGTGGATCAATAGATGTATGGTGGTCGATCTGCTCTAGTTTTTATAAGGAAGTGCAGGTAAAATGGAAACGTTATACGATGTGCAGCAGTTATTTAAACAATTCGGGATCTATATTTATGTTGGTGCGAGAATCTATGATATCGAGCTGATGATGATCGAATTGAAAAATATTTATGAAAGTCGTTTGATCGACAAAGACACCTATCTTCATGCAAGAAGTGTCTTGCAAAGAGAACATCGAATTGAAGAAAGCAGAGCAACTGAGAAAGGAACCGAGTAAATGGACAAGAAACTGATAGGGATTGATTTAGGCGGGACAACGATTAAGTTTGCGATTTTGACTGTAGACGGTGAGATTCAGCAAAAATGGAGCATCGAAACAAATATTCAAGAAGAAGGCAGTCATATCGTGCCGGATATTATTGAATCGATCAATCATCGTCTGTCGCTTTATGGAATGAAACATGAAGATTTTGTTGGCATCGGCATGGGAACTCCAGGCAGTGTCGACATTGAAAAAGGAACAGTTGTAGGGGCTTATAATCTCAACTGGACCAAAAAACAGATGGTCAAAACACAGATCGAAGAAGCAACAGGAATCCCTTTTGTTTTAGATAATGATGCCAATGTAGCTGCTTTAGGCGAACGTTGGAAGGGAGCCGGCGAAAATAATCCTGATGTTGTGTTTATCACACTTGGAACTGGCGTCGGTGGCGGAATCATCGCAGAAGGTAACTTACTGCATGGGGTGAACGGCTGTGCTGGTGAAATCGGACATGTTACCGTAGATCCTGGTGGTTTTGAATGTACATGTGGAAAACGTGGCTGTTTAGAAACTGTTTCAAGTGCAACTGGAGTTGTGCGTGTTGCCCGCCATATGTCGGAAGAATATGCAGGTGATTCTAAGCTGAAACAAGCAATCGACGATGGACAAGATGTCTCAAGTAAAGATGTCTTTGACTATGCACAGGCAGATGATCCTTTTGGTCTGATGGTCGTTGATCGTGTTTGTTACTTTTTAGGGCTAGCGGTTGGAAATGTCGGAAATACCTTAAATCCATCTAGTGTTGTTATTGGCGGTGGTGTTTCTGCGGCAGGGGAATTTTTACGTAGCCGCGTCCAAGCTTATTTTGAAGAGTTTACTTTTCCTGAGGTTCGCAACAGCACACAGGTCAAACTAGCACAATTAGGGAATGAAGCCGGTGTTATCGGTGCAGCTTCTTTAGCTTTACAATTTATGGAGAAACAGTAAGAAAGGGATTTTGGAATGAACGTTTTATGGATTATTAATATTGTTTTAGCAACGATTTTACTAGCAATGGGATTAAATGAGTTATATCTGCGAATTATGGCGAAACGTTCTGCCAAAACGATCACAGAAGCAGAATTTAAAGAAGGCATGAGAAAAGCACAGATCATTGATGTCCGCGAAAAAGATTCTTTCGATGCAGGTCATATTCTTGGTGCGCGTAATATGCCTTATACAACGATCAAAACGACATTGAATTCGATTCGTAAAGACCAACCAGTTTATCTTTATGATCAGAAAAAATCATTGAGTATCCGTACAGCGAACCAATTACGTAAAAATGGCTTTAGCGATGTCTATATTTTAAAGGGCGGCTATGAAGGCTGGACTGGTAAAACGAAGAAGAAAAATATGTAATGAATCAAAACACAGCAGAAATAAACGGTGACTCTATTCAGAACGGCGTTTGTTTCTCTGTGTTTTTTCTTTTTAGTGGACAGCATAATCATTTCTTTTTTTAGCAATTAAGATAAAATAAGAATGAGGTGATTGAAATGATTCAATTGAAGCGAGCCTATGAACCAGCTGGAAAAGAAGATGGTTTTCGAGTATTGGTCGATCGATTATGGCCACGAGGAATGTCAAAGGAAAAAGAGCATCTGGATTCATGGTTGAAGGAAGTTGCACCTAGTAAAGAGTTAAGACAGTGGTTTAATCACGAACAAAATAAATTTCCAGAATTTGTAGAAAAATACCAAGTAGAATTACAGAACGGTGACGCCAAAACAGCCTTACAAACGCTTTTAAGGATCGTACAGAATTATCCGGTCGTGACACTTATTTATG from Enterococcus sp. 9D6_DIV0238 includes:
- a CDS encoding YqgQ family protein — encoded protein: METLYDVQQLFKQFGIYIYVGARIYDIELMMIELKNIYESRLIDKDTYLHARSVLQREHRIEESRATEKGTE
- a CDS encoding ROK family glucokinase; translated protein: MDKKLIGIDLGGTTIKFAILTVDGEIQQKWSIETNIQEEGSHIVPDIIESINHRLSLYGMKHEDFVGIGMGTPGSVDIEKGTVVGAYNLNWTKKQMVKTQIEEATGIPFVLDNDANVAALGERWKGAGENNPDVVFITLGTGVGGGIIAEGNLLHGVNGCAGEIGHVTVDPGGFECTCGKRGCLETVSSATGVVRVARHMSEEYAGDSKLKQAIDDGQDVSSKDVFDYAQADDPFGLMVVDRVCYFLGLAVGNVGNTLNPSSVVIGGGVSAAGEFLRSRVQAYFEEFTFPEVRNSTQVKLAQLGNEAGVIGAASLALQFMEKQ
- a CDS encoding rhodanese-like domain-containing protein, encoding MNVLWIINIVLATILLAMGLNELYLRIMAKRSAKTITEAEFKEGMRKAQIIDVREKDSFDAGHILGARNMPYTTIKTTLNSIRKDQPVYLYDQKKSLSIRTANQLRKNGFSDVYILKGGYEGWTGKTKKKNM
- a CDS encoding DUF488 domain-containing protein, encoding MIQLKRAYEPAGKEDGFRVLVDRLWPRGMSKEKEHLDSWLKEVAPSKELRQWFNHEQNKFPEFVEKYQVELQNGDAKTALQTLLRIVQNYPVVTLIYGAKDQTYNNAAALKDIIENRLD